The proteins below come from a single Oncorhynchus keta strain PuntledgeMale-10-30-2019 chromosome 1, Oket_V2, whole genome shotgun sequence genomic window:
- the LOC118388803 gene encoding epidermal growth factor receptor substrate 15-like 1 isoform X8: protein MAALASLSQLSSGNPVYENLYRQVDPGNTGRVGPTEAALFLKKSGLPDVTLGKIWDLADPDGKGFLDKRGFYVALRLVACAQSGQDVSLSSLNLTIPPPKFKDTSSPSLSTSSVSSEPHWAVRPEEKGKFDGIFESLAPVSGLLSGDKVKPVLTNSKLPLDVLGKVWDLSDIDKDGHLDRDEFAVAMHLVYRALEKEPVPSVLPSSLIPPNKRKKSLVGSLPGMVPMLPASPPPPKDSLRSTPSHGSMNSLNSAGSLSPKYSLKSAQHSVNWVVPVTDRGRYDDIFLKTDLDVDGFVSGMEVKDIFMHSGLPQNLLAHIWALADTRQMGMLTREQFALAMHFIQQKVSKGMDPPQALTPDMIPPSERGTPVPVCTTPSHSMSGYMTPVGSEVAALSEMRRDSSSSVGSGSEFTGIKELDDISQEIAQLQREKYTLEQDIRETEEAIRHKSLEVQEMQNDLDRETCSLQELEAQKQEAQERLEEMDQQKAKLEDMLNDVRIKCNEESQMISSLQNQIHSQETDLHSQEEELSRAKADLNQLQLEESQLEQSLTAGKFQLETIIKSLKATQDEINQARSKLSQIQDSQQEMTKSIEQYNSNLNGTHGGSMTNLADMSEGFHDRENGGFGAMEDPFKVKTSGFCSVPQEMHTDPFHSEDPFKTDPFKGDPFQNDPFAKQPSLPAPADLSHHPDPFGGDPFKETDPFKTTSEDFFRKTTVKADPFSTPDPFSKSATLPTKTSHFTTSADPFVSISPKPIRGPGPDLFGTLDPFGSSNSGFADFSQMSKVRDPMEGRGGFPEYQQSGFVDDPFSRKQDGPALPPKKSIPPRPKPPSVWK from the exons ATGGCTGCACTCGCATCACTCTCCCAG CTGTCAAGTGGGAACCCTGTGTACGAGAACCTTTATAGACAG GTGGACCCTGGAAACACGGGGAGAGTAGGGCCCACGGAAGCTGCGTTGTTCCTGAAGAAATCGGGTCTTCCTGATGTCACGTTGGGAAAG ATCTGGGATTTGGCAGATCCAGATGGGAAAGGGTTCTTGGACAAACGG GGGTTCTATGTAGCTCTGCGGTTGGTGGCCTGTGCACAGAGCGGACAAGACGTCAGCCTCTCGAGTTTGAACCTCACTATCCCTCCCCCCAAATTT AAGGACACTAGCAGCCCATCTCTCAGCACATCATCCGTCTCTAGTGAACCCCACTGGGCTGTGAGG CCTGAAGAAAAGGGCAAATTCGACGGCATATTTGAAAGCCTTGCACCAGTCAGTGGACTCCTCTCTGGTGACAAAGTAAAACCAGTTCTAACCAACTCAAAACTACCTCTGGACGTGTTAGGAAAGGTTTGGGATCTCAGTGACATTGATAAAGATGGACATCTGGATCGAGATGAATTTGCGGTG GCCATGCACCTGGTCTACCGGGCCTTGGAGAAGGAACCggtcccctctgttctcccctcctctctcatccctccaaaCAAGAGAAAGAAGTCATTGGTGGGCTCCCTTCCTGGCATGGTGCCCATGTTGCCCGCCAGCCCCCCGCCCCCCAAGGACAGCCTGCGCTCCACCCCTTCCCACGGTAGCATGAACTCCCTCAACAGCGCCGGCAGTCTCTCCCCCAAATATTCTCTAAAATCtgcacag CACTCAGTGAACTGGGTAGTCCCGGTGACAGACAGAGGGCGCTATGATGACATCTTCCTGAAGACAGACTTGGATGTAGATGGCTTTGTCAGCGGCATGGAAGTCAAGGACATCTTCATGCACTCAGGGCTTCCCCAGAATCTACTGGCACACATATG GGCCCTGGCAGACACCAGGCAGATGGGGATGCTGACGCGGGAGCAGTTTGCTCTGGCCATGCACTTCATCCAGCAGAAAGTCAGCAAAGGCATGGACCCTCCTCAGGCCCTGACCCCTGACATGATCCCCCCTTCAGAGAGGGGCACTCCCGTGCCAGTGTGTACCACTCCCTCCCAT AGTATGTCTGGGTACATGACTCCCGTGGGCTCTGAGGTGGCCGCTCTGTCTGAGATGAGGCGG GACAGCTCCAGTTCtgtggggtcagggtcagagttCACTGGAATCAAGGAGCTGGACGACATCAGTCAAGAGATCGCTCAGCTGCAGAG ggaGAAGTATACCTTGGAGCAggacatcagagagacagaggaggccaTCAGACACAAGTCCTTGGAGGTGCAG GAGATGCAGAACGACCTGGACAGAGAGACGTGCAGCTTGCAGGAGCTGGAGGCCCAGAAGCAGGAGGCCCAGGAGCGGCTGGAGGAGATGGACCAGCAGAAGGCCAAGCTGGAGGACATGCTCAACGACGTCCGGATCAAGTGCAATGAGGAGTCCCAAATG ATTTCATCCCTGCAGAATCAGATCCACTCCCAGGAGACTGACCTGCACAGCCAAGAAGAGGAGCTGAGTCGAGCCAAGGCAGACCTGAACCAGCTGCAGCTGGAGGAGAGCCAGCTGGAACAGAGCCTAACGGCTGGCAAGTTCCAACTGGAGACCATCATCAAGTCCCTCAAAGCCACCCAGGACGAGATCAACCAG GCTCGCAGTAAGCTGTCTCAGATCCAGGACAGCCAGCAGGAGATGACTAAGAGCATTGAGCAGTACAACAGCAACCTGAACGGGACCCACGGAGGCAGCATGACCAACCTGGCTGACATGAGCGAGGGATTCCACGACCGCGAGAATGGAGGTTTCGGAGCCATG GAGGACCCATTTAAGGTGAAGACATCTGGGTTCTGTAGCGTCCCTCAGGAGATGCACACAGACCCCTTCCACTCCGAAGACCCCTTCAAGACGGACCCGTTCAAAG GTGACCCCTTCCAAAACGACCCTTTTGCAAAGCAGCCATCACTCCCAGCGCCTGcag ATCTCTCTCACCATCCAGACCCCTTTGGGGGGGACCCATTCAAAGAGACGGACCCCTTCAAAACTACGTCGGAAGACTTCTTCAGGAAGACCACCGTCAAGGCAGACCCCTTCAGCACCCCCGACCCCTTCAGTAAAAGTGCCACGCTCCCCACCAAG ACAAGTCACTTTACAACCAGCGCAGACCCTTTCGTATCCATTAGCCCAAAACCCATCAGAGGCCCAGGACCAG ATCTCTTTGGCACGCTCGACCCCTTTGGAAGCAGTAACAGTGGGTTCGCAGACTTCAGCCAAATGTCAAAGGTCAGAGACCCGATggaaggaagaggaggctttCCAGAATACCAGCAG tctGGGTTCGTAGACGACCCCTTCAGTAGGAAGCAGGACGGCCCAGCTCTGCCGCCCAAGAAGAGCATTCCACCCAGACCCAAACCACCCAGTG
- the LOC118388803 gene encoding epidermal growth factor receptor substrate 15-like 1 isoform X6: MAALASLSQLSSGNPVYENLYRQVDPGNTGRVGPTEAALFLKKSGLPDVTLGKIWDLADPDGKGFLDKRGFYVALRLVACAQSGQDVSLSSLNLTIPPPKFKDTSSPSLSTSSVSSEPHWAVRPEEKGKFDGIFESLAPVSGLLSGDKVKPVLTNSKLPLDVLGKVWDLSDIDKDGHLDRDEFAVAMHLVYRALEKEPVPSVLPSSLIPPNKRKKSLVGSLPGMVPMLPASPPPPKDSLRSTPSHGSMNSLNSAGSLSPKYSLKSAQHSVNWVVPVTDRGRYDDIFLKTDLDVDGFVSGMEVKDIFMHSGLPQNLLAHIWALADTRQMGMLTREQFALAMHFIQQKVSKGMDPPQALTPDMIPPSERGTPVPVCTTPSHSMSGYMTPVGSEVAALSEMRRDSSSSVGSGSEFTGIKELDDISQEIAQLQREKYTLEQDIRETEEAIRHKSLEVQEMQNDLDRETCSLQELEAQKQEAQERLEEMDQQKAKLEDMLNDVRIKCNEESQMISSLQNQIHSQETDLHSQEEELSRAKADLNQLQLEESQLEQSLTAGKFQLETIIKSLKATQDEINQARSKLSQIQDSQQEMTKSIEQYNSNLNGTHGGSMTNLADMSEGFHDRENGGFGAMEDPFKVKTSGFCSVPQEMHTDPFHSEDPFKTDPFKGDPFQNDPFAKQPSLPAPADLSHHPDPFGGDPFKETDPFKTTSEDFFRKTTVKADPFSTPDPFSKSATLPTKTSHFTTSADPFVSISPKPIRGPGPDLFGTLDPFGSSNSGFADFSQMSKVRDPMEGRGGFPEYQQSGFVDDPFSRKQDGPALPPKKSIPPRPKPPSGVMVRFVFIVEGMSITPRPVLWSGIDLKVEGPSWSGVLCHSIIGLSLSSLQAISSLMWYPSCSLIPT, from the exons ATGGCTGCACTCGCATCACTCTCCCAG CTGTCAAGTGGGAACCCTGTGTACGAGAACCTTTATAGACAG GTGGACCCTGGAAACACGGGGAGAGTAGGGCCCACGGAAGCTGCGTTGTTCCTGAAGAAATCGGGTCTTCCTGATGTCACGTTGGGAAAG ATCTGGGATTTGGCAGATCCAGATGGGAAAGGGTTCTTGGACAAACGG GGGTTCTATGTAGCTCTGCGGTTGGTGGCCTGTGCACAGAGCGGACAAGACGTCAGCCTCTCGAGTTTGAACCTCACTATCCCTCCCCCCAAATTT AAGGACACTAGCAGCCCATCTCTCAGCACATCATCCGTCTCTAGTGAACCCCACTGGGCTGTGAGG CCTGAAGAAAAGGGCAAATTCGACGGCATATTTGAAAGCCTTGCACCAGTCAGTGGACTCCTCTCTGGTGACAAAGTAAAACCAGTTCTAACCAACTCAAAACTACCTCTGGACGTGTTAGGAAAGGTTTGGGATCTCAGTGACATTGATAAAGATGGACATCTGGATCGAGATGAATTTGCGGTG GCCATGCACCTGGTCTACCGGGCCTTGGAGAAGGAACCggtcccctctgttctcccctcctctctcatccctccaaaCAAGAGAAAGAAGTCATTGGTGGGCTCCCTTCCTGGCATGGTGCCCATGTTGCCCGCCAGCCCCCCGCCCCCCAAGGACAGCCTGCGCTCCACCCCTTCCCACGGTAGCATGAACTCCCTCAACAGCGCCGGCAGTCTCTCCCCCAAATATTCTCTAAAATCtgcacag CACTCAGTGAACTGGGTAGTCCCGGTGACAGACAGAGGGCGCTATGATGACATCTTCCTGAAGACAGACTTGGATGTAGATGGCTTTGTCAGCGGCATGGAAGTCAAGGACATCTTCATGCACTCAGGGCTTCCCCAGAATCTACTGGCACACATATG GGCCCTGGCAGACACCAGGCAGATGGGGATGCTGACGCGGGAGCAGTTTGCTCTGGCCATGCACTTCATCCAGCAGAAAGTCAGCAAAGGCATGGACCCTCCTCAGGCCCTGACCCCTGACATGATCCCCCCTTCAGAGAGGGGCACTCCCGTGCCAGTGTGTACCACTCCCTCCCAT AGTATGTCTGGGTACATGACTCCCGTGGGCTCTGAGGTGGCCGCTCTGTCTGAGATGAGGCGG GACAGCTCCAGTTCtgtggggtcagggtcagagttCACTGGAATCAAGGAGCTGGACGACATCAGTCAAGAGATCGCTCAGCTGCAGAG ggaGAAGTATACCTTGGAGCAggacatcagagagacagaggaggccaTCAGACACAAGTCCTTGGAGGTGCAG GAGATGCAGAACGACCTGGACAGAGAGACGTGCAGCTTGCAGGAGCTGGAGGCCCAGAAGCAGGAGGCCCAGGAGCGGCTGGAGGAGATGGACCAGCAGAAGGCCAAGCTGGAGGACATGCTCAACGACGTCCGGATCAAGTGCAATGAGGAGTCCCAAATG ATTTCATCCCTGCAGAATCAGATCCACTCCCAGGAGACTGACCTGCACAGCCAAGAAGAGGAGCTGAGTCGAGCCAAGGCAGACCTGAACCAGCTGCAGCTGGAGGAGAGCCAGCTGGAACAGAGCCTAACGGCTGGCAAGTTCCAACTGGAGACCATCATCAAGTCCCTCAAAGCCACCCAGGACGAGATCAACCAG GCTCGCAGTAAGCTGTCTCAGATCCAGGACAGCCAGCAGGAGATGACTAAGAGCATTGAGCAGTACAACAGCAACCTGAACGGGACCCACGGAGGCAGCATGACCAACCTGGCTGACATGAGCGAGGGATTCCACGACCGCGAGAATGGAGGTTTCGGAGCCATG GAGGACCCATTTAAGGTGAAGACATCTGGGTTCTGTAGCGTCCCTCAGGAGATGCACACAGACCCCTTCCACTCCGAAGACCCCTTCAAGACGGACCCGTTCAAAG GTGACCCCTTCCAAAACGACCCTTTTGCAAAGCAGCCATCACTCCCAGCGCCTGcag ATCTCTCTCACCATCCAGACCCCTTTGGGGGGGACCCATTCAAAGAGACGGACCCCTTCAAAACTACGTCGGAAGACTTCTTCAGGAAGACCACCGTCAAGGCAGACCCCTTCAGCACCCCCGACCCCTTCAGTAAAAGTGCCACGCTCCCCACCAAG ACAAGTCACTTTACAACCAGCGCAGACCCTTTCGTATCCATTAGCCCAAAACCCATCAGAGGCCCAGGACCAG ATCTCTTTGGCACGCTCGACCCCTTTGGAAGCAGTAACAGTGGGTTCGCAGACTTCAGCCAAATGTCAAAGGTCAGAGACCCGATggaaggaagaggaggctttCCAGAATACCAGCAG tctGGGTTCGTAGACGACCCCTTCAGTAGGAAGCAGGACGGCCCAGCTCTGCCGCCCAAGAAGAGCATTCCACCCAGACCCAAACCACCCAGTG
- the LOC118388803 gene encoding epidermal growth factor receptor substrate 15-like 1 isoform X7 yields MAALASLSQLSSGNPVYENLYRQVDPGNTGRVGPTEAALFLKKSGLPDVTLGKIWDLADPDGKGFLDKRGFYVALRLVACAQSGQDVSLSSLNLTIPPPKFKDTSSPSLSTSSVSSEPHWAVRPEEKGKFDGIFESLAPVSGLLSGDKVKPVLTNSKLPLDVLGKVWDLSDIDKDGHLDRDEFAVAMHLVYRALEKEPVPSVLPSSLIPPNKRKKSLVGSLPGMVPMLPASPPPPKDSLRSTPSHGSMNSLNSAGSLSPKYSLKSAQHSVNWVVPVTDRGRYDDIFLKTDLDVDGFVSGMEVKDIFMHSGLPQNLLAHIWALADTRQMGMLTREQFALAMHFIQQKVSKGMDPPQALTPDMIPPSERGTPVPVCTTPSHSMSGYMTPVGSEVAALSEMRRDSSSSVGSGSEFTGIKELDDISQEIAQLQREKYTLEQDIRETEEAIRHKSLEVQEMQNDLDRETCSLQELEAQKQEAQERLEEMDQQKAKLEDMLNDVRIKCNEESQMISSLQNQIHSQETDLHSQEEELSRAKADLNQLQLEESQLEQSLTAGKFQLETIIKSLKATQDEINQARSKLSQIQDSQQEMTKSIEQYNSNLNGTHGGSMTNLADMSEGFHDRENGGFGAMEDPFKVKTSGFCSVPQEMHTDPFHSEDPFKTDPFKGDPFQNDPFAKQPSLPAPADLSHHPDPFGGDPFKETDPFKTTSEDFFRKTTVKADPFSTPDPFSKSATLPTKTSHFTTSADPFVSISPKPIRGPGPDLFGTLDPFGSSNSGFADFSQMSKVRDPMEGRGGFPEYQQSGFVDDPFSRKQDGPALPPKKSIPPRPKPPSVKHTEERCKSTPVNMPGGSGDSTKPCDPFQPFGSDGIDPFQSKKGVGDPFSGKDPFAPSASIWK; encoded by the exons ATGGCTGCACTCGCATCACTCTCCCAG CTGTCAAGTGGGAACCCTGTGTACGAGAACCTTTATAGACAG GTGGACCCTGGAAACACGGGGAGAGTAGGGCCCACGGAAGCTGCGTTGTTCCTGAAGAAATCGGGTCTTCCTGATGTCACGTTGGGAAAG ATCTGGGATTTGGCAGATCCAGATGGGAAAGGGTTCTTGGACAAACGG GGGTTCTATGTAGCTCTGCGGTTGGTGGCCTGTGCACAGAGCGGACAAGACGTCAGCCTCTCGAGTTTGAACCTCACTATCCCTCCCCCCAAATTT AAGGACACTAGCAGCCCATCTCTCAGCACATCATCCGTCTCTAGTGAACCCCACTGGGCTGTGAGG CCTGAAGAAAAGGGCAAATTCGACGGCATATTTGAAAGCCTTGCACCAGTCAGTGGACTCCTCTCTGGTGACAAAGTAAAACCAGTTCTAACCAACTCAAAACTACCTCTGGACGTGTTAGGAAAGGTTTGGGATCTCAGTGACATTGATAAAGATGGACATCTGGATCGAGATGAATTTGCGGTG GCCATGCACCTGGTCTACCGGGCCTTGGAGAAGGAACCggtcccctctgttctcccctcctctctcatccctccaaaCAAGAGAAAGAAGTCATTGGTGGGCTCCCTTCCTGGCATGGTGCCCATGTTGCCCGCCAGCCCCCCGCCCCCCAAGGACAGCCTGCGCTCCACCCCTTCCCACGGTAGCATGAACTCCCTCAACAGCGCCGGCAGTCTCTCCCCCAAATATTCTCTAAAATCtgcacag CACTCAGTGAACTGGGTAGTCCCGGTGACAGACAGAGGGCGCTATGATGACATCTTCCTGAAGACAGACTTGGATGTAGATGGCTTTGTCAGCGGCATGGAAGTCAAGGACATCTTCATGCACTCAGGGCTTCCCCAGAATCTACTGGCACACATATG GGCCCTGGCAGACACCAGGCAGATGGGGATGCTGACGCGGGAGCAGTTTGCTCTGGCCATGCACTTCATCCAGCAGAAAGTCAGCAAAGGCATGGACCCTCCTCAGGCCCTGACCCCTGACATGATCCCCCCTTCAGAGAGGGGCACTCCCGTGCCAGTGTGTACCACTCCCTCCCAT AGTATGTCTGGGTACATGACTCCCGTGGGCTCTGAGGTGGCCGCTCTGTCTGAGATGAGGCGG GACAGCTCCAGTTCtgtggggtcagggtcagagttCACTGGAATCAAGGAGCTGGACGACATCAGTCAAGAGATCGCTCAGCTGCAGAG ggaGAAGTATACCTTGGAGCAggacatcagagagacagaggaggccaTCAGACACAAGTCCTTGGAGGTGCAG GAGATGCAGAACGACCTGGACAGAGAGACGTGCAGCTTGCAGGAGCTGGAGGCCCAGAAGCAGGAGGCCCAGGAGCGGCTGGAGGAGATGGACCAGCAGAAGGCCAAGCTGGAGGACATGCTCAACGACGTCCGGATCAAGTGCAATGAGGAGTCCCAAATG ATTTCATCCCTGCAGAATCAGATCCACTCCCAGGAGACTGACCTGCACAGCCAAGAAGAGGAGCTGAGTCGAGCCAAGGCAGACCTGAACCAGCTGCAGCTGGAGGAGAGCCAGCTGGAACAGAGCCTAACGGCTGGCAAGTTCCAACTGGAGACCATCATCAAGTCCCTCAAAGCCACCCAGGACGAGATCAACCAG GCTCGCAGTAAGCTGTCTCAGATCCAGGACAGCCAGCAGGAGATGACTAAGAGCATTGAGCAGTACAACAGCAACCTGAACGGGACCCACGGAGGCAGCATGACCAACCTGGCTGACATGAGCGAGGGATTCCACGACCGCGAGAATGGAGGTTTCGGAGCCATG GAGGACCCATTTAAGGTGAAGACATCTGGGTTCTGTAGCGTCCCTCAGGAGATGCACACAGACCCCTTCCACTCCGAAGACCCCTTCAAGACGGACCCGTTCAAAG GTGACCCCTTCCAAAACGACCCTTTTGCAAAGCAGCCATCACTCCCAGCGCCTGcag ATCTCTCTCACCATCCAGACCCCTTTGGGGGGGACCCATTCAAAGAGACGGACCCCTTCAAAACTACGTCGGAAGACTTCTTCAGGAAGACCACCGTCAAGGCAGACCCCTTCAGCACCCCCGACCCCTTCAGTAAAAGTGCCACGCTCCCCACCAAG ACAAGTCACTTTACAACCAGCGCAGACCCTTTCGTATCCATTAGCCCAAAACCCATCAGAGGCCCAGGACCAG ATCTCTTTGGCACGCTCGACCCCTTTGGAAGCAGTAACAGTGGGTTCGCAGACTTCAGCCAAATGTCAAAGGTCAGAGACCCGATggaaggaagaggaggctttCCAGAATACCAGCAG tctGGGTTCGTAGACGACCCCTTCAGTAGGAAGCAGGACGGCCCAGCTCTGCCGCCCAAGAAGAGCATTCCACCCAGACCCAAACCACCCAGTG